AGCTTGAAGTTCCTCGTAGACTTGTCTGAGCAAACCTTCCAAAGTGGTGAATCTACCACCCAATGTTCCCTCCTGGATGTCCAAGTGTAGTTCTGGACAGGAGAGCGTGCAGGACTCTGACTTGAGGATGTCCCTGGAGAGGTCGCTCGGGTCGTCGCAGTAGAGCGTGATCTTGCGGCCCTTATCCGGAATCGCACCACCTGTTTTGACCTCGTTGGACTTGTACCCGCACTTGTCGCACACTGTGGACATGATGATgacctctttgaaatgtGGGATGTTGACAGGTTTCATGTGCGTGTCGCAAGCACCCCCACAAGAGGGGCACGTTGCCGCGAAAGTCTGGACctcgttgttgaagttcTCGATGTCCGTTTGGTCAGAGACGAATTTCCCCTTGAGTGTCTCGGCTTGCGATGGGTTTCTCTCTGCCGTATCGCGGGCCTTCTGTGCCGCCTGCGCCCTGTCCCTGCGTCTCTGCTCAAGCTGGTCCTGCGTGATGATCCCGACGAGGACGTTCTGCTCGTCTGTGCGCGGGTACTGCGTGTGCGACCACTTGTGTTGTGGCTCCCCCGGTTTGTACTCGATCCAGGAGTTCCCCGCCGGGTCATCGAGCGTGAAAGTCAATGGGAGAGTCCCCTGTTCCGCGTTGATGCACGATTTAACCTTCGCGATGACTTGTTCGATCTGGGTGTACAACTCAGGGtgctgtttctttctcagttCTTGGTCCGATTGAAGGTCCTCTATCATCTCTTCCAACAGACCCTCTACTGTGGTAAGCACCCCGCGTTTCGGTGGGATCTCGATATCTAGTTCTGCGAACTTACAAGTCGCCGTCTCCGATTTGATAACCTGTCTGTTGAAATCCTCTTTCTGTTCGATCTTGAGCAAGTACTTGGACCCCAATTCTTGGATCTGCGACGCCGGCTGGATCTCCGAGTTCTTGAGCCCACAGTGAGGGCACTCGAACGACATGATGACAACCTCGCGGAAGTACGGGATCGACGTAAGAAGCAGCCGCGTGGTACCGTCTTCCCCACAGTTCATACACAGGGACTCTATCTCTTGCACTGGGTGTCCCATGGCGTCCTCCGCGCCCGTCAAGCGCACGCCGACCTGCTCCGCTTCTTCAGCTTGTTCCCCGACTGGTTTAAACATATCCTCTGGCATCGTGACTGGTCTCTTTGTAGTACTTctagtagtagtagtagtagtagtagtagtagtagttgGAAGATGTgaatttgataaaaaattttcagtttcgtTGAGACCTCATCGCAGCTGTAGTTGTAGTACTGGACCAGTGCTAGTCGTAGTTGCTGGTTGGGGATGGCCAATGGCTCGTGATCCGCTGATCGGGATAGTCGGGAAACCTTCCTCTGGGAAATCCACGCTTTTGAACTCGCTGACGGACGCCAATGCCGCTGTGGGTGCGTTCCCCTTCTGCACGATCGATCCGAACAGGGCCACAGGGTACCTCCAGTTGCCCTGTGCCTGTTCCCGGTTTGGTCTCGAGTCGCAGTGTAAGCCCAATTACGGGTGGTGTGTCTCTGGGAAGCGGCATGTGCCCGTGATGCTTCTTGACGTTGCTGGGTTGGTCCCCGGTGCGCATTCGGGCCGTGGTCTCGGGAACAAGTTTCTGGACGACCTGAGGCACGCTGATGCGTTGATCCATGTGGTGGATGTCTCTGGGACGACTGACTCCGAGGGGAAGAACACGCGCGGGTACGACCCGCTGTACGACATCGAGTGGCTGCAGGACGAGATCCGGCTGTGGATCGAggggaacttgaagaagcGGTGGGGGTCCATTGTGAGGCGACACACTGCGACGAAGAGTTCCCCCGTGGACACTCTGCAGGCGCAGTTTGGAGGGTACGGGTCGCAAGTGCCCATGGTACAGAGGGCGTTGGACCGGGTGGCCTCAGAACAGGGGAATCTCCCACCACTGGAGCAATGGGACGACGAGTGGATAACGCGGGTGGTGCGGTCGTTCATGGCCGAGAAGTTCCCCACGGTGCTTGCCCTGAACAAGATCGACCACCCAGACGCCGACAAGAACGTCTCTAAGATCCTGCTGCGGCACCCGGGCACACCCTGTGTGCTAACGAGTGCTGTCACAGAGGTGTTCCTTcggaagttgaagaaacaaggGTTTGTGCAATACGACGAGGGCACCGAGTTCGTCGATACGGCGGAGGACGACCCGAAACTGCGCCCACTCGACGAGAGGGCCCTGGAGCGGATCGAGCGGGTACGCGACCTCGTACTGTACCGTTTCGGGTCCACTGGTGTCGTGCAAGTCCTGCAGGCCTCGGTAGCGCTGCTCAAACTCGTCCCCGTGTACACCGTGCGGAACATCCACAGCTACACGGGCGGCAGCGGCACCGCCGTGTTCCGGGACTGCTTCCTCGTGAAGAGCGGCACCCCAGTGGGCCAGGTCGCCCGCCACATCCTGGCGGGGAGGTCGCCGTCGCCGCGATCGAGACCTGCGGCGGCGTGCGTGTCAGCGAGGACGCAACCGTCTCCGAGGGCCACAACGACatcctctccttcaagcTGGCGCCCAGGGCGCCTCCCGCAAGCACACCCAGCTAGCCCTATGTATCACTCTGTCTACAAGCCACCTCTGACTAAGCAGCGGGCGGAACTTTTGGTATAAAAAGAGGCGTCTCTTCTCGATTTGCCACACTCTCTGCTCTCTCTCACTGCCAGTGtgacaacagcaactgcaaTGGTCTCTGAGGTTACATCCGCTGGTGAGTTTGACAAGTTGGTGCAGGGCACCGAGAAGCTTGTGGTCGTGGACTTCTTCGCGACGTGGTGCGGCCCCTGCAAAATGATCGCCCCCATGGTCGAGAAGTTCGCCGCGCAGTACGCGGACTCCGCGGAGTTCGTCAAGGTGGACGTCGACCAGTTGCCCGAGCTGGCGCAGCGGTACGAGATCTCCGCGATGCCCACGCTcgtgttcttcaagaagggCTCTGTGATCACGAAGGTCGTCGGTGCCAACATGGCCGCTGTCAAGCAGAACATCGTTGCCAACATCTAAGATGGGACGTACATACTCCTACGTATCTCTATAACCTAACACGTACTTGACGTCGAAAAGTGTCGGACCGTTCAATTGGGAGGGTGCTGCCTCGCGGACGGCCGGTTTGGCGTGCCACGCGACGCCGAATCCCGCAGTGGCCATCGCGGGCAAGTCGTTGGCCCCGTCGCCGACCATCACACTGGATTGCGGGTCGATGCCCAGCTCACTGCACAGTTCACGTACTGCATTGGCCTTGGCGGTGCCGTCTACCACGGGTCCCAAGGTGCGCCCCGTGAGGATCCCCTCGGGGGTCGTCTCCAAAGTGTTGGCACGCATGTAGTCCAGTTGCAACACGCGCTGGATGTGCCCTGCGAAGGGCACAAACCCACCGGAGAGCACTGCCGTGGAGACTTGGGACTCGCGGAGTAGCTGGCACAACTGGTCGGCACCTTGAGTCAGTACAAGTTCGGACCGAACGGAATCGTAGAGCCCTCCGGTGTCGAGCCCCGCCAGAAGCGCAACACGTTCCCGCAGGGACGCTTTGAAGTCCAGTTCGCCGTTCATCGCGCGGTCAGTGATCTCTTTGACCGCGGGCTCGACACCGGCATGTCTTGCGACCAACTCAATGACCTCTTGCTCGATCAGCGTCGAGTCCATATCG
This DNA window, taken from Huiozyma naganishii CBS 8797 chromosome 7, complete genome, encodes the following:
- the ZPR1 gene encoding zinc finger-containing protein ZPR1 (similar to Saccharomyces cerevisiae ZPR1 (YGR211W); ancestral locus Anc_5.120), producing MPEDMFKPVGEQAEEAEQVGVRLTGAEDAMGHPVQEIESLCMNCGEDGTTRLLLTSIPYFREVVIMSFECPHCGLKNSEIQPASQIQELGSKYLLKIEQKEDFNRQVIKSETATCKFAELDIEIPPKRGVLTTVEGLLEEMIEDLQSDQELRKKQHPELYTQIEQVIAKVKSCINAEQGTLPLTFTLDDPAGNSWIEYKPGEPQHKWSHTQYPRTDEQNVLVGIITQDQLEQRRRDRAQAAQKARDTAERNPSQAETLKGKFVSDQTDIENFNNEVQTFAATCPSCGGACDTHMKPVNIPHFKEVIIMSTVCDKCGYKSNEVKTGGAIPDKGRKITLYCDDPSDLSRDILKSESCTLSCPELHLDIQEGTLGGRFTTLEGLLRQVYEELQARVFTVSSDSMDDATKQNWEKFFANLQDAIDGKVKFTVVMTDPLAGSYIQNVYAPDADPNMTIEDYERTKEQNDELGLSDMKV
- the SER2 gene encoding phosphoserine phosphatase (similar to Saccharomyces cerevisiae SER2 (YGR208W); ancestral locus Anc_5.125) yields the protein MTAYVVTYISQTADELSDASVETLCGQLRAMQAAVQRVDRLGPRACDVYVEGNLEKRALQEGAVSAVGADAVLQLASVRGAARRLVVFDMDSTLIEQEVIELVARHAGVEPAVKEITDRAMNGELDFKASLRERVALLAGLDTGGLYDSVRSELVLTQGADQLCQLLRESQVSTAVLSGGFVPFAGHIQRVLQLDYMRANTLETTPEGILTGRTLGPVVDGTAKANAVRELCSELGIDPQSSVMVGDGANDLPAMATAGFGVAWHAKPAVREAAPSQLNGPTLFDVKYVLGYRDT
- the KNAG0G00720 gene encoding uncharacterized protein (similar to Saccharomyces cerevisiae YGR210C; ancestral locus Anc_5.121), whose translation is MARDPLIGIVGKPSSGKSTLLNSLTDANAAVGAFPFCTIDPNRATGYLQLPCACSRFGLESQCKPNYGWCVSGKRHVPVMLLDVAGLVPGAHSGRGLGNKFLDDLRHADALIHVVDVSGTTDSEGKNTRGYDPLYDIEWLQDEIRLWIEGNLKKRWGSIVRRHTATKSSPVDTLQAQFGGYGSQVPMVQRALDRVASEQGNLPPLEQWDDEWITRVVRSFMAEKFPTVLALNKIDHPDADKNVSKILLRHPGTPCVLTSAVTEVFLRKLKKQGFVQYDEGTEFVDTAEDDPKLRPLDERALERIERVRDLVLYRFGSTGVVQVLQASVALLKLVPVYTVRNIHSYTGGSGTAVFRDCFLVKSGTPVGQVARHILAGRSPSPRSRPAAACVSARTQPSPRATTTSSPSSWRPGRLPQAHPASPMYHSVYKPPLTKQRAELLV